Proteins found in one Labrus bergylta chromosome 8, fLabBer1.1, whole genome shotgun sequence genomic segment:
- the LOC110005472 gene encoding histone H2B-like, giving the protein MPETVKAPKKGSKKAVSKATKTGKKRRKSRKESYAIYVYKVLKQVHPDTGISSKAMGIMNSFVSDIFERIAGESSRLAQYNKRSTITSREIQTAVRLLLPGELAKHAVSEGTKAVTKYTSSK; this is encoded by the coding sequence ATGCCTGAAACCGTGAAAGCGCCCAAGAAGGGCTCAAAGAAAGCCGTCTCTAAAGCCACCAAGAccgggaagaagaggagaaagtccAGGAAGGAGAGCTACGCCATTTACGTCTACAAAGTCCTGAAGCAGGTCCACCCTGACACCGGTATCTCCTCCAAGGCTATGGGCATCATGAACTCGTTCGTGAGCGACATCTTTGAGCGCATCGCCGGGGAGTCCTCCCGTCTGGCTCAATACAACAAGCGCTCCACCATCACCTCCAGGGAGATCCAGACCGCTGTCCGCCTGCTGCTGCCCGGTGAGCTGGCTAAACACGCCGTGTCTGAGGGCACCAAGGCTGTGACCAAGTACACCAGCTCCAAGTAA
- the LOC114917302 gene encoding histone H2AX-like, translating into MSGRGKTGGKARAKAKTRSSRAGLQFPVGRVHRLLRKGNYAQRVGAGAPVYLAAVLEYLTAEILELAGNAARDNKKTRIIPRHLQLAVRNDEELNKLLGGVTIAQGGVLPNIQAVLLPKKTEKATKNKIRLTYTMSGRGKTGGKARAKAKTRSSRAGLQFPVGRVHRLLRKGNYAQRVGAGAPVYLAAVLEYLTAEILELAGNAARDNKKTRIIPRHLQLAVRNDEELNKLLGGVTIAQGGVLPNIQAVLLPKKTEKAAKK; encoded by the exons ATGTCAGGAAGAGGCAAAACCGGCGGAAAAGCCAGAGCAAAGGCAAAGACCCGCTCCTCCCGTGCTGGACTCCAGTTCCCAGTCGGTCGTGTCCACAGGCTGCTGCGTAAAGGAAACTATGCCCAGCGTGTTGGTGCCGGAGCCCCCGTCTATCTGGCGGCTGTGCTCGAGTACCTGACCGCTGAGATCCTGGAGTTGGCCGGTAACGCTGCCCGTGACAACAAGAAGACCCGTATCATCCCCCGTCACCTGCAGCTGGCTGTCCGCAACGACGAGGAGCTCAACAAGCTGCTCGGAGGAGTCACCATCGCTCAGGGAGGAGTGCTGCCCAACATCCAGGCTGTTCTCCTGCCCAAGAAGACCGAGAAGGCCACCAAGAA TAAAATT AGATTAACCTACACCATGTCAGGAAGAGGCAAAACCGGTGGAAAAGCCAGAGCAAAGGCAAAGACCCGCTCCTCCCGTGCCGGACTCCAGTTCCCAGTCGGTCGTGTTCACAGGCTGCTGCGTAAAGGAAACTATGCCCAGCGTGTTGGTGCCGGAGCCCCCGTCTACCTGGCGGCTGTGCTCGAGTACCTGACCGCTGAGATCCTGGAGTTGGCCGGTAACGCTGCCCGTGACAACAAGAAGACCCGTATCATCCCCCGTCACCTGCAGCTGGCTGTCCGCAACGACGAGGAGCTCAACAAGCTGCTCGGAGGAGTCACCATCGCTCAGGGAGGAGTGCTGCCCAACATCCAGGCTGTTCTCCTGCCCAAGAAGACCGAGAAGGCTGCCAAGAAGTAG
- the LOC110003493 gene encoding histone H1-like codes for MAEEAPAAPAAAAPVVKAPVVKTPKKKAAPKPKPKSDGPSLPTLIVSAVSESKERKGVSLSALKKALAAKGVDVVKANKRINAAVVKLVTKGTLVQTKGSGASGSFKLAKKEPKAAKPAAKKVAKKAPAKAKKPAAKKATPKKKTPVKKVAVKKSPKKVAAKKAPAKKATKKPAAKSPKKAAAKKVVKKTPVKKTPTKKTAAKKTAAKK; via the coding sequence ATGGCAGAAGAAGctccagcagcaccagcagcagcagccccggTGGTGAAAGCCCCGGTGGTGAAAACCCCGAAGAAGAAAGCGGCTCCTAAACCGAAGCCGAAGTCTGATGGACCCTCCCTCCCGACGCTCATCGTCAGCGCTGTGTCTGAGTCCAAAGAGCGCAAAGGTGTTTCCTTATCGGCCCTGAAGAAGGCACTGGCCGCTAAAGGTGTGGATGTGGTTAAGGCTAACAAACGCATCAACGCCGCCGTGGTCAAGCTGGTAACAAAGGGCACTTTGGTTCAGACTAAAGGCAGTGGTGCCTCCGGATCTTTCAAGCTCGCAAAGAAAGAGCCCAAAGCCGCCAAACCAGCAGCGAAGAAGGTCGCAAAGAAAGCTCCAGCCAAGGCAAAGAAGCCCGCAGCAAAGAAAGCTACACCCAAGAAGAAGACTCCAGTCAAGAAAGTAGCAGTCAAGAAGTCCCCGAAGAAGGTAGCAGCTAAGAAAGCTCCAGCAAAGAAGGCAACCAAAAAGCCTGCTGCAAAGAGTCCTAAGAAGGCTGCTGCCAAGAAAGTGGTCAAGAAGACTCCAGTGAAGAAAActccaacaaagaaaacagcagcaaagaagaCTGCAGCCAAGAAGTAA
- the LOC110005474 gene encoding histone H4, translating to MSGRGKGGKGLGKGGAKRHRKVLRDNIQGITKPAIRRLARRGGVKRISGLIYEETRGVLKVFLENVIRDAVTYTEHAKRKTVTAMDVVYALKRQGRTLYGFGG from the coding sequence ATGTCTGGAAGAGGAAAGGGAGGTAAAGGACTCGGTAAAGGAGGCGCTAAGCGTCACCGTAAAGTCCTCCGTGATAACATCCAGGGAATCACCAAGCCCGCTATCCGCCGTCTGGCTCGTCGTGGTGGAGTCAAACGTATCTCTGGTCTCATCTACGAGGAGACCCGTGGCGTGTTGAAGGTGTTCCTGGAGAACGTCATCCGTGATGCTGTCACCTACACCGAGCATGCAAAGAGAAAGACCGTCACCGCCATGGATGTGGTTTACGCTCTGAAGAGACAGGGACGCACTCTGTACGGCTTCGGAGGTTAA
- the LOC110002827 gene encoding histone H2B-like, with the protein MPETVKAPKKGSKKAVSKATKTGKKRRKSRKESYAIYVYKVLKQVHPDTGISSKAMGIMNSFVSDIFERIAGESSRLAHYNKRSTITSREIQTAVRLLLPGELAKHAVSEGTKAVTKYTSSK; encoded by the coding sequence ATGCCTGAAACCGTGAAAGCGCCCAAGAAGGGCTCAAAGAAAGCCGTCTCTAAAGCCACCAAGACCGgcaagaagaggagaaagtccAGGAAGGAGAGCTATGCCATCTACGTCTACAAAGTCCTGAAGCAGGTCCACCCCGACACCGGTATCTCCTCCAAGGCTATGGGCATCATGAACTCGTTCGTGAGCGACATCTTTGAGCGCATCGCCGGGGAGTCCTCCCGTCTGGCTCACTACAACAAGCGCTCCACCATCACCTCCAGGGAGATCCAGACCGCTGTCCGCCTGCTGCTGCCCGGTGAGCTGGCTAAACACGCCGTGTCTGAGGGCACCAAGGCTGTGACCAAGTACACCAGCTCCAAGTAA
- the LOC114921808 gene encoding histone H3: protein MARTKQTARKSTGGKAPRKQLATKAARKSAPATGGVKKPHRYRPGTVALREIRRYQKSTELLIRKLPFQRLVREIAQDFKTDLRFQSSAVMALQEASEAYLVGLFEDTNLCAIHAKRVTIMPKDIQLARRIRGERA from the coding sequence ATGGCAAGAACTAAGCAGACCGCTCGTAAGTCCACAGGAGGCAAAGCCCCCAGGAAGCAGCTGGCCACCAAGGCTGCCCGTAAGAGCGCCCCGGCCACCGGCGGCGTCAAGAAGCCCCATCGTTACAGGCCCGGTACCGTGGCTCTCAGAGAGATCCGTCGTTACCAGAAATCCACCGAGCTGCTCATCCGCAAGCTGCCCTTCCAGCGTCTGGTCCGTGAGATCGCTCAGGACTTCAAGACCGACCTGCGCTTCCAGAGCTCCGCTGTCATGGCTCTGCAGGAGGCCAGCGAGGCTTACCTGGTCGGTCTCTTCGAGGACACCAACCTCTGCGCCATCCACGCCAAGAGGGTCACCATCATGCCCAAAGACATCCAGCTGGCCAGAAGGATCCGCGGAGAGAGAGCTTAA
- the LOC114921807 gene encoding histone H1-like: protein MAEEAPAAPAAAAPVVKAPKKKAAPKPKPKSDGPSLPTLIVSAVSESKERKGVSLSALKKALAAKGVDVVKANKRINAAVVKLVTKGTLVQTKGSGASGSFKLAKKEPKAAKPAAKKVAKKAPAKAKKPAAKKATPKKKTPVKKVAAVKKSPKKVAAKKAPAKKATKKPAAKSPKKAAAKKVVKKTPVKKTPTKKTAAKKTAAKK from the coding sequence ATGGCAGAAGAAGctccagcagcaccagcagcagcagccccggTGGTGAAAGCCCCCAAGAAGAAAGCGGCTCCTAAGCCGAAGCCGAAGTCTGATGGACCCTCCCTCCCGACGCTCATCGTCAGCGCTGTGTCTGAGTCCAAAGAGCGCAAAGGTGTGTCCTTATCGGCCCTGAAGAAGGCACTGGCCGCTAAAGGTGTGGATGTGGTTAAGGCTAACAAACGCATCAACGCCGCCGTGGTCAAGCTGGTAACAAAGGGCACTTTGGTTCAGACTAAAGGCAGTGGTGCCTCTGGATCTTTCAAGCTCGCAAAGAAAGAGCCCAAAGCCGCCAAACCAGCAGCGAAGAAGGTTGCAAAGAAAGCTCCAGCCAAGGCAAAGAAGCCCGCAGCAAAGAAAGCTACACCCAAGAAGAAGACTCCAGTCAAGAAAGTAGCAGCAGTCAAGAAGTCCCCGAAGAAGGTAGCAGCTAAGAAAGCTCCAGCAAAGAAGGCAACCAAAAAGCCTGCTGCAAAGAGTCCTAAGAAGGCTGCTGCCAAGAAAGTGGTGAAGAAGACTCCAGTGAAGAAAActccaacaaagaaaacagcagcaaagaagaCTGCAGCCAAGAAGTAA
- the LOC114921806 gene encoding histone H2B-like, producing the protein MPETVKAPKKGSKKAVSKATKTGKKRRKSRKESYAIYVYKVLKQVHPDTGISSKAMGIMNSFVSDIFERIAGESSRLAHYNKRSTITSREIQTAVRLLLPGELAKHAVSEGTKAVTKYTSSK; encoded by the coding sequence ATGCCTGAAACCGTGAAAGCGCCCAAGAAGGGCTCCAAGAAAGCCGTCTCTAAAGCCACCAAGACCGgcaagaagaggagaaagtccAGAAAGGAGAGCTATGCCATCTACGTCTACAAAGTCCTGAAGCAGGTCCACCCCGACACCGGTATCTCCTCCAAGGCTATGGGCATCATGAACTCGTTCGTGAGCGACATCTTTGAGCGCATCGCCGGGGAGTCCTCCCGTCTGGCTCACTACAACAAGCGCTCCACCATCACCTCCAGGGAGATCCAGACCGCTGTCCGCCTGCTGCTGCCCGGTGAGCTGGCTAAACACGCCGTGTCTGAGGGCACCAAGGCTGTGACCAAGTACACCAGCTCCAAGTAA
- the LOC114921809 gene encoding histone H4: protein MSGRGKGGKGLGKGGAKRHRKVLRDNIQGITKPAIRRLARRGGVKRISGLIYEETRGVLKVFLENVIRDAVTYTEHAKRKTVTAMDVVYALKRQGRTLYGFGG from the coding sequence ATGTCTGGAAGAGGAAAGGGAGGTAAAGGACTCGGTAAAGGAGGTGCTAAGCGTCACCGTAAAGTCCTCCGTGATAACATCCAGGGAATCACCAAGCCCGCTATCCGCCGTCTGGCTCGTCGTGGTGGAGTCAAACGTATCTCTGGTCTCATCTACGAGGAGACCCGTGGTGTGTTGAAGGTGTTCCTGGAGAATGTTATCCGTGATGCTGTCACCTACACCGAGCATGCCAAGAGGAAGACCGTCACCGCCATGGATGTGGTTTACGCCCTGAAGAGACAGGGACGCACTCTGTACGGCTTTGGAGGTTAA
- the LOC110002822 gene encoding histone H2A-like, protein RSSRAGLQFPVGRVHRLLRKGNYAQRVGAGAPVYLAAVLEYLTAEILELAGNAARDNKKTRIIPRHLQLAVRNDEELNKLLGGVTIAQGGVLPNIQAVLLPKKTEKATKK, encoded by the coding sequence CGTTCCTCCCGTGCTGGGCTCCAGTTCCCAGTCGGTCGTGTCCACAGGCTGCTGCGTAAAGGAAACTATGCCCAGCGTGTTGGTGCCGGAGCCCCCGTCTACCTGGCGGCTGTGCTCGAGTACCTGACCGCTGAGATCCTGGAGTTGGCCGGTAACGCTGCCCGTGACAACAAGAAGACCCGTATCATCCCCCGTCACCTGCAGCTGGCTGTCCGCAACGACGAGGAGCTCAACAAGCTGCTCGGAGGAGTCACCATCGCTCAGGGAGGAGTGCTGCCCAACATCCAGGCTGTTCTCCTGCCCAAGAAGACCGAGAAGGCCACCAAGAAGTAG